From one Lycium ferocissimum isolate CSIRO_LF1 chromosome 7, AGI_CSIRO_Lferr_CH_V1, whole genome shotgun sequence genomic stretch:
- the LOC132064218 gene encoding mevalonate kinase: MEVRARAPGKIILAGEHAVVHGSAAVAASIDLYTYVSLRFPTPADNDETLSLQLKDVSLEFSWPVARIKEAFPNLETPTPPSSCSLETLKLIASLVDEQNIPEANIGLAAGVTAFLWLFTSIHGCKPAKAVVNSELPLGSGLGSSAAFCVALSAAILALSDSVTMDFSHQGWQVFGENELELVNKWAFEGEKIIHGKPSGIDNTVSTYGNMIKFKSGDLTRLRTNMPLKMLITNTKVGRNTKALVAGVSERTLRHPTAMASVFTAVDSISSEVAAIIQSPVPDDLAITEKEEKLAELMEMNQGLLQCMGVSHASIETVLQTTLKYKLSSKLTGAGGGGCVLTLLPTLLSGTIVDIVMADLETCGFQCLLAGIGGNGVEIHSASLPDVGAKDVNLS; the protein is encoded by the exons atggAGGTACGAGCAAGAGCCCCAGGAAAAATAATATTGGCTGGAGAACATGCTGTGGTTCATGGATCAGCTGCCGTTGCTGCCTCCATCGATCTCTATACTTATGTCTCCCTTCGTTTCCCTACTCCTGCTG ATAATGATGAAACATTAAGCCTCCAGCTTAAGGATGTGTCCTTAGAATTTTCCTGGCCAGTTGCAAGAATTAAAGAGGCTTTTCCAAACTTGGAAACTCCGACTCCACCATCCTCATGCTCGCTGGAGACACTTAAATTAATTGCTTCTCTGGTCGATGAGCAGAACATTCCTGAGGCAAATATAGGTCTTGCTGCTGGTGTCACAGCTTTTCTTTGGCTGTTCACCTCAATCCACGG ATGCAAACCAGCAAAAGCAGTTGTAAATTCTGAGCTTCCACTTGGATCAGGCTTGGGTTCATCTGCAGCTTTTTGTGTTGCACTCTCTGCAGCCATTCTTGCTTTGTCAGATTCAGTCACTATGGATTTCAGCCACCAAGGTTGGCAAGTATTTGGAGAGAATGAGCTGGAATTGGTGAATAAATGGGCTTTCGAGGGCGAGAAAATAATTCATGGGAAGCCATCTGGTATTGACAACACAGTGAGCACGTACG GAAACATGATCAAGTTTAAGTCAGGTGATCTTACACGCCTCAGAACAAACATGCCACTTAAAATGCTGATAACTAACACAAAGGTTGGGAGAAATACAAAGGCATTGGTAGCTGGCGTCTCAGAAAGGACCTTGAGGCATCCGACTGCTATGGCTTCTGTGTTTACTGCAGTGGATTCTATCAGTAGTGAAGTGGCTGCAATTATTCAATCACCTGTCCCAGATGATCTTGCCATAAccgagaaagaagaaaaactgGCTGAGTTGATGGAGATGAACCAAGGATTGCTTCAGTGCATGGGTGTTAGCCATGCTTCTATAGAAACCGTTCTCCAAACAACTCTAAAGTACAAACTATCTTCCAAGTTAActggagctggcggtggaggcTGTGTTTTGACATTACTACCAACTC TTCTGTCAGGAACAATTGTTGATATAGTGATGGCTGATTTAGAAACATGTGGATTCCAATGCCTGCTTGCTGGTATTGGTGGAAACGGCGTAGAGATTCATTCAGCGTCACTTCCTGATGTTGGAGCCAAGGACGTCAATTTGTCATGA
- the LOC132064220 gene encoding uncharacterized GPI-anchored protein At3g06035-like isoform X2 — protein MSHCFYTLECGHGDEEGHVLSGINSYRQSHNVPALTKHDKADCLADEIADEMENQPCPRGGITPGPASQFAQYPKLLDKCDININTTTDGVILPVCVHDRVATLVITNYTQSQHARYLNNSKYTGAGIGTENDWTVLVLTTNTVGGSFASGATSMISHVFGCSHYLMFLLLGLFQFNYVH, from the exons ATGTCTCATTGTTTCTACACTCTTGAATGTGGACATGGAG ATGAGGAAGGACACGTTCTTTCGGGTATCAACAGTTACCGACAATCCCACAACGTACCAGCGCTAACAAAGCACGACAAAGCAGATTGCCTAGCTGACGAAATCGCAGACGAGATGGAAAACCAACCATGCCCTAGGGGCGGCATTACACCCGGTCCAGCATCTCAATTTGCTCAGTACCCGAAACTCTTAGACAAGTGCGACATAAACATTAACACGACAACGGACGGCGTTATCCTCCCGGTTTGTGTCCATGATCGTGTTGCGACCCTTGTGATAACGAACTATACTCAGTCTCAGCATGCGAGGTACCTTAACAATTCTAAGTACACTGGAGCTGGAATTGGCACTGAGAATGATTGGACTGTCTTGGTCTTGACCACAAATACTGTCGGTGGAAGCTTTGCTAGTGGAGCCACTAGCATGATTAGTCATGTGTTTGGTTGTAGCCATTAtttgatgttcttgttgttAGGTCTCTTCCAATTTAATTATGTTCATTAA
- the LOC132064219 gene encoding NADPH-dependent aldehyde reductase 1, chloroplastic-like, with amino-acid sequence MYSRFLPSSARALSSTFTTHFRKYTQLCSLSLTTPNNTTYKTRSSYPPVNIIVRSMASGGETFPPQKQEAQPGKEHVMDPTPHHSSQDYKPANKLRGKVALVTGGDSGIGRAVCHCFALEGATVAFTYVKSQEEKDAHDTLGLLRQAKAADAKDPIAVATDLGFDDNCKKVVDEVAGAYGRIDILVNNAAEQYEASSVEEINEERLERVFRTNIFSYFFVTRHALKHMKEGSSIINTTSVNAYKGNAKLLDYTATKGAIVAFTRGLALQLVERGIRVNGVAPGPIWTPLIPASFTEDECANFGKQVPMKRAGQPIEVAPSYVFLASSPESSYITGQVIHPNGGTIVNA; translated from the exons ATGTACTCTCGTTTTCTGCCTAGTTCAGCTAGAGCTTTGTCTTCCACTTTCACTACTCACTTCCGTAAGTACACTCAGCTTTGCTCTTTATCTTTAACTACTCCAAACAACACCACTTATAAGACAAGATCATCATATCCCCCGGTTAATATTATTGTGAGATCAATGGCGTCTGGTGGCGAAACATTCCCACCCCAGAAACAGGAAGCTCAGCCTGGCAAAGAACATGTCATGGACCCTACTCCTCACCATTCTAGCCAGGATTATAAGCCCGCCAACAAGCTAAGA GGCAAGGTAGCGCTGGTGACAGGAGGCGATTCTGGCATTGGACGAGCAGTCTGCCATTGCTTTGCGCTGGAGGGTGCAACTGTAGCCTTCACTTACGTTAAGtctcaagaagaaaaagatgcCCATGACACACTGGGATTGCTGAGGCAAGCCAAGGCGGCAGATGCAAAGGATCCAATTGCAGTGGCAACAGACTTGGGATTCGACGACAACTGCAAAAAGGTCGTTGATGAGGTTGCGGGTGCCTATGGTCGGATTGATATTCTGGTGAATAATGCTGCAGAGCAATACGAGGCTAGCTCTGTTGAGGAGATCAATGAGGAAAGGCTTGAGAGAGTCTTTAGAACTAACATTTTCTCTTACTTCTTTGTCACTAG GCATGCTTTGAAACACATGAAGGAAGGTAGCAGCATAATAAACACAACATCAGTGAATGCATACAAGGGGAATGCAAAGCTGCTTGATTACACAGCCACAAAGGGTGCAATTGTTGCATTTACTAGAGGACTTGCCCTTCAGCTTGTCGAGAGGGGCATACGAGTTAATGGCGTTGCCCCTGGTCCAATTTGGACACCATTGATTCCAGCTTCGTTTACTGAAGACGAATGTGCGAATTTTGGGAAACAAGTGCCAATGAAGAGGGCTGGTCAGCCTATAGAGGTGGCCCCCTCGTATGTTTTCCTGGCTTCTAGCCCTGAATCCTCCTATATAACTGGCCAAGTTATCCACCCTAATG GTGGGACGATAGTCAATGCTTAA
- the LOC132064220 gene encoding uncharacterized GPI-anchored protein At3g06035-like isoform X1, translated as MASPRIPPATLLFLLAPLLILAPVNCDDEEGHVLSGINSYRQSHNVPALTKHDKADCLADEIADEMENQPCPRGGITPGPASQFAQYPKLLDKCDININTTTDGVILPVCVHDRVATLVITNYTQSQHARYLNNSKYTGAGIGTENDWTVLVLTTNTVGGSFASGATSMISHVFGCSHYLMFLLLGLFQFNYVH; from the exons ATGGCGTCGCCTAGGATTCCTCCTGCTACCTTGTTGTTTCTGCTTGCACCTCTCCTTATTTTGGCTCCGGTGAACTGCGATG ATGAGGAAGGACACGTTCTTTCGGGTATCAACAGTTACCGACAATCCCACAACGTACCAGCGCTAACAAAGCACGACAAAGCAGATTGCCTAGCTGACGAAATCGCAGACGAGATGGAAAACCAACCATGCCCTAGGGGCGGCATTACACCCGGTCCAGCATCTCAATTTGCTCAGTACCCGAAACTCTTAGACAAGTGCGACATAAACATTAACACGACAACGGACGGCGTTATCCTCCCGGTTTGTGTCCATGATCGTGTTGCGACCCTTGTGATAACGAACTATACTCAGTCTCAGCATGCGAGGTACCTTAACAATTCTAAGTACACTGGAGCTGGAATTGGCACTGAGAATGATTGGACTGTCTTGGTCTTGACCACAAATACTGTCGGTGGAAGCTTTGCTAGTGGAGCCACTAGCATGATTAGTCATGTGTTTGGTTGTAGCCATTAtttgatgttcttgttgttAGGTCTCTTCCAATTTAATTATGTTCATTAA
- the LOC132062095 gene encoding uncharacterized protein LOC132062095: MAESFGDFTFASFPTNTKSIEDDNEWGDFVEYPSGSEPSTAPSLTFDDPFGNFSPNNTTSSSKSEQSNKTSRWVKPSGALPLSLFGEDEEHKEKDTNPKVRNGSNPNLGYGFDSNISNLYNQDHKLKSFSNSNKMVGLDSVNSNSKKSNGLSFDPNSGSPCVSRVQSLNYLASLNGEGQTSGLFSDSNNLSSSVNVSSSSFTMLNRAFDMSKSNMNGLNRTLSVDALTGLNDQGLQMKNKSSELVFELNVSSSSDNLTSSSFGVWDTDFHMSKSNQSGLNRRTSSLDVGIGESSSAATSSSVWNADINRSKSDQTGLNRTLSLDGLTNLNVQAQQIKTENGAIVPNSDVSSSSANASSSNFGGWDFDFGGVGSAIERSISSSGVGGLNSNFNAVENLDNAHNDNDDDEDGWEFKDAYSISEVGDANIKATSEAKKEHETNAFSFDFHNGLNGSVDLFATSNGSATSDSKAHHAGDMQAYSSGFDNSLNSSIDLFAMPSQPIDLFATCNGISVVRPDNIFGFDIKPSMASKNVHISASDGRASDSGLKLEEEWKLNDVAHSELQASESDDKDQVKESKLENHKGALPLSIFGDEEELEIDGSSNIEDIFVPHNASYSKNDRSPDSNVSISDLISNLYSQAEHISPVRSAQVPNSISVSPQDSVSNSSLLNGEDELDDGEWEFKDGSSEMRIYNDISLLTFEDPPQRSFFNLNLDDYLNLYSKLRNKLCYHAKCHLDDFKRAQSIDGLPVEEAKISTLNKEIEEACKDFDQDNALCKGDHLEGHSSHNMGAFIEILQESKFQVLESEYHLSRRLSLVETDLETTVDLLRHTTMMLKILRSGSLEEQSIYVSVWYKMVSVCVQELQHGSCIWKKILEMNAQSHMLSHPRGRAFLRALGEIYRVTVVLEASVKLCKPWLNSAQGTSIYSMLDECHTIWSSSDLGEALLSMLDSASSGDGSSVASLLDSIKLIHGLDALSLQKHLYAQKEVCRLSLLTLEVLPGMELIDWNGEQYFLTLANLWANLISSDPPELPQLIKGW; the protein is encoded by the exons ATGGCTGAGAGCTTTGGCGATTTCACCTTTGCATCATTTCCCACCAACACCAAATCAATTGAAGATGATAATGAATGGGGTGATTTCGTTGAATATCCTAGTGGATCTGAACCTTCCACTGCACCCTCCCTCACCTTTGATGACCCTTTTGGTAATTTCTCCCCTAATAATACTACTTCTTCGTCCAAATCTGAACAATCCAACAAGACAAGCCGATGGGTTAAACCTTCTGGAGCTCTTCCATTATCATTATTCggtgaagatgaagaacataaaGAGAAAGATACAAATCCTAAAGTAAGAAATGGATCTAATCCTAATTTAGGTTATGGGTTTGATTCCAATATCTCAAATTTATACAATCAAGATCACAAGTTGAAATCATTTTCAAATTCCAATAAAATGGTAGGTCTGGATAGTGTTAATTCGAATTCCAAAAAGTCGAATGGATTGAGTTTCGATCCGAATTCGGGTTCTCCTTGTGTTAGTAGAGTGCAGAGTTTGAACTACCTGGCAAGCTTGAATGGTGAGGGTCAAACTTCGGGTCTTTTTTCGGATTCGAATAATTTAAGTTCTTCTGTTAATGTATCAAGTTCAAGTTTTACTATGTTGAATCGAGCTTTTGATATGTCCAAATCGAATATGAATGGATTGAATAGAACTTTGAGTGTAGATGCTTTAACAGGTTTGAATGATCAAGGTCTACAGATGAAGAACAAAAGTAGTGAGCTTGTTTTTGAGTTAAATGTTTCGAGTTCTTCTGATAATTTGACAAGTTCAAGTTTTGGTGTGTGGGACACGGATTTCCATATGTCTAAATCCAATCAGAGTGGATTGAATAGAAGAACTTCGAGTCTGGATGTGGGAATTGGTGAAAGTTCTTCAGCTGCCACAAGTTCAAGTGTGTGGAATGCGGATATTAATAGGTCCAAGTCCGATCAGACTGGATTGAATAGAACATTGAGTCTTGATGGTTTAACAAACTTGAATGTTCAGGCTCAGCAGATCAAGACTGAAAATGGCGCGATTGTTCCTAATTCTGATGTTTCTAGTTCTTCTGCAAATGCATCAAGTTCAAATTTTGGTGGATGGGATTTCGATTTTGGTGGAGTTGGATCTGCTATTGAAAGGTCGATTTCTAGTTCCGGTGTTGGTGGGTTGAACTCAAACTTCAATGCTGTTGAAAATTTGGATAATGCTCACAACGACAATGATGACGATGAGGATGGATGGGAGTTCAAGGATGCTTACTCAATTTCTGAAGTTGGAGATGCTAACATTAAG GCTACATCAGAGGCAAAAAAAGAGCACGAAACTAATGCCTTCTCTTTCGATTTTCACAATGGATTGAATGGCTCAGTCGACTTGTTTGCAACATCAAACGGATCGGCAACATCTGATTCTAAGGCACATCATGCTGGTGACATGCAGGCATATTCCTCTGGATTTGACAATAGTCTAAATAGTTCTATTGATTTATTCGCCATGCCAAGTCAACCAATTGATCTATTTGCGACATGTAATGGAATTTCTGTTGTTCGCCCTGACAATATATTTGGATTTGATATTAAACCATCTATGGCATCTAAAAACGTACATATTTCAGCATCAGATGGTAGAG CTTCAGATTCTGGATTGAAACTAGAG gaagaatggaagttgaatgatgtTGCTCATTCTGAACTCCAAGCTTCCGAATCTGATGATAAAGACCAG GTTAAGGAATCAAAGTTAGAGAATCATAAAGGGGCTCTTCCCCTATCTATATTTGGTGATGAAGAGGAGCTGGAGATCGATGGATCTTCtaatattgaagatatttttGTCCCCCATAATGCTTCTTATTCGAAGAATGACAGAAGTCCAGATTCAAATGTTTCCATTAGTGATCTCATTTCAAACTTATATAGCCAAGCTGAACATATCTCACCTGTTCGCTCTGCTCAAGTGCCAAATAGCATTAGTGTCAGTCCACAAGATTCAGTGTCAAATTCAAGTTTGCTGAATGGTGAGGATGAATTGGATGATGGTGAATGGGAGTTTAAGGACGGCTCTTCTGAAATGAGAATATATAATGATATTTCTCTTCTTACTTTTGAGGATCCGCCACAGAGAAGCTTTTTCAATCTCAATCTAGATGATTATTTGAATTTGTACTCTAAATTAAGGAATAAGTTGTGCTATCATGCTAAATGCCATCTCGATGACTTTAAG AGAGCTCAAAGCATTGATGGACTTCCAGTAGAGGAAGCAAAAATCTCGACCCTTAATAAAGAAATTGAG GAGGCTTGCAAGGATTTTGACCAGGATAATGCTTTGTGCAAAGGTGACCACTTGGAAGGACATTCATCTCACAATATGGGTGCATTTATTGAGATTTTGCAGGAATCAAAATTTCAAGTACTTGAATCAGAGTACCACTTGTCGAGGAGACTATCCTTG GTGGAAACTGATTTGGAAACGACAGTGGATCTTTTAAGACATACTACAATGATGCTAAAAATTTTGAGATCAGGATCTTTGGAGGAGCAATCAATTTATGTTTCAGTATGGTATAAAATGGTCTCTGTTTGTGTGCAAGAGTTGCAACATGGCTCCTGTATCTGGAAGAAGATATTGGAAATGAATGCTCAGAGTCATATGTTATCTCACCCGAGAG GAAGGGCATTCCTCCGGGCCCTGGGTGAGATCTATAGGGTTACTGTAGTGCTTGAAGCATCTGTGAAACTATGCAAACCTTGGTTGAATTCTGCTCAGGGTACAAGTATTTATTCCATGCTAGACGAATGTCACACTATATGGTCCTCTTCGGATCTTGGAGAAGCTCTGCTGAGTATGTTAGACTCTGCTTCTTCCGGAGATGGGAGTTCTGTTGCTTCATTGCTGGACTCTATCAAGTTAATTCATGGTCTTGATGCACTTAGCCTTCAAAAACATCTCTATGCTCAGAAAGAAGTGTGTAGGCTTTCGCTTCTAACTTTAGAAGTACTACCAG GGATGGAACTTATAGACTGGAATGGAGAGCAGTACTTCCTCACACTTGCAAATCTATGGGCAAATCTTATAAGCAGTGATCCTCCAGAGTTGCCACAATTAATCAAGGGATGGTGA